One genomic window of Pungitius pungitius chromosome 11, fPunPun2.1, whole genome shotgun sequence includes the following:
- the si:dkeyp-77h1.4 gene encoding neural cell adhesion molecule 1 isoform X1: MGTVGVIAFSFLLTTALSAPVKNGDHSVTLFYGEDFHIPMPSLAVDVTFRNRSSPRAGEVFVMRGGIVVHGRAKVNRHLSHLIIDSVEEWDEGLYTVKDPADPEDIMTFMLIVRDCSNEQIIKYGDNYHIALLGVTPPITLEYKPSAVEAKMTSRPAVVLLTLTGKAIEGYHGRISVNERHVTLRAVTGTDEGSYTVRDSSGNVRKKECLNVKEHIYFETLPYGEKLKINLILNSSLVDLYYTREKDPTRHLLLDHGEFTDAKKDLGLENRLSMEGSSVYLDQVKGADVGQFEITDTLGFTVSTVHLEMQPYKLESVYVAIIALLGLLVFLLLVCLLSCLIKVKKRAKRAAALKKIAQDSGKEDEGEAFRQVVKNITKLSEDSKHSQADNTEKSQSTEVDIKGLEVSSKEVGVGNLDTSDSGVGFNTALPLDTDTDAPDQNLDSLAVSVSVDSETKPCPPPATAESKPSTPPAAKTKASPSPEIKKTPQQPLEPQLDVPKPADSKLIPASSPEPKAGLSPADPKPPPSPSPEPKAGLSPADPKPPPSPSPEPKPAAPEAATPTPESKGALTPKAEHPKPTTPESKGALTPKAEHPKPTTPESKGALTPKAEHPKPTTPESKGALTPKAEHPKPTTPESKGALTPKAEHPKPTTPEPITNGTPEPGEDSKPSPNHADIIGAPKAAPPKTPEAEQKSGGAALEASKDDTAAEDSNAST; the protein is encoded by the exons ATGGGGACAGTCGGTGTGATCGCCTTCAGCTTTCTGCTCACCACAG ctcTTTCTGCGCCTGTGAAAA ATGGAGACCACTCCGTGACGTTGTTCTACGGGGAGGATTTCCACATCCCGATGCCCTCGCTGGCGGTGGATGTCACGTTTCGCAACAGGTCGTCTCCGCGGGCGGGCGAGGTGTTCGTGATGCGGGGCGGCATCGTGGTCCACGGTCGGGCCAAAGTCAACCGTCACCTCAGCCACCTCATCATAGACAGTGTGGAGGAGTGGGACGAGGGCTTGTACACCGTGAAGGATCCAGCGGACCCAGAGGACATCATGACCTTTATGCTTATAGTCCGAG ATTGCTCCAATGAGCAGATCATTAAATATGGAGACAACTACCATATTGCGCTGTTGGGGGTGACTCCTCCCATCACCTTGGAGTACAAGCCCAGTGCTGTGGAGGCCAAGATGACGTCGAG ACctgctgtggtgctgctgacCCTTACAGGGAAGGCCATAGAAGGCTACCACGGTCGGATTAGCGTAAATGAGCGCCACGTCACCCTGAGGGCCGTCACGGGTACAGACGAAGGGAGCTACACTGTCCGTGACAGTAGCGGCAATGTACGAAAGAAAGAGTGTCTCAACGTCAAAG AGCACATATACTTTGAGACCTTGCCATACGGTGAAAAACTGAAGATCAACCTAATACTCAACAGTTCCTTGGTCGATCTCTACTACACCCGGGAAAAGGACCCCACACGCCATCTGCTCCTGGACCACGGGGAATTTACGGAT GCCAAAAAAGACCTGGGCCTTGAGAACCGTCTCTCCATGGAGGGTTCTTCAGTTTATCTGGATCAGGTCAAGGGGGCAGATGTGGGCCAGTTCGAAATTACCGACACACTGGGGTTCACTGTGTCCACCGTCCACTTGGAGATGCAAC CCTACAAGCTGGAGTCAGTGTATGTAGCCATCATTGCCCTGTTGGGTCTGCTGGTGTTCCTCCTGCTGGTTTGTCTGCTGTCCTGCCTGATCAAAGTGAAGAAGAGGGCCAAGAGGGCTGCAGCCCTCAAGAAGATCGCCCAGGATTCTGGCAAAGAGGACGAAGGAGAGGCCTTCCGACAG GTGGTCAAGAACATCACCAAACTAAGTGAGGACTCCAAGCACTCCCAGGCAGACAATACAGAGAAATCTCAGAGCACTGAGGTGGATATTAAA GGTCTCGAGGTTTCCTCCAAAGAGGTTGGGGTCGGTAACCTCGACACCAGTGACTCTGGCGTCGGCTTTAACACCGCCCTCCCACTAGACACCGACACTGATGCCCCCGATCAAAACCTCGACTCATTGGCCGTAAGCGTCTCTGTTGATTCCGAAACCAAACCGTGTCCCCCTCCCGCCACTGCTGAGTCCAAGCCGAGCACCCCTCCAGCAGCTAAAACTAAGGCCTCCCCTTCACCCGAGATCAAGAAAACCCCCCAACAGCCATTGGAGCCACAGCTGGATGTACCCAAACCAGCAGATTCTAAGCTCATCCCAGCCTCGAGCCCCGAGCCCAAGGCAGGTCTGAGTCCAGCTGATCCAAAGCCCCCACCAAGCCCAAGCCCAGAGCCCAAGGCAGGTCTGAGTCCAGCTGATCCAAAGCCCCCACCAAGCCCAAGCCCAGAGCCTAAACCAGCTGCTCCCGAAGCCGCCACTCCCACCCCGGAGAGCAAGGGTGCTCTGACGCCCAAAGCCGAGCACCCTAAACCCACCACACCGGAGAGCAAGGGTGCTCTGACGCCCAAAGCCGAGCACCCTAAACCCACCACACCGGAGAGCAAGGGTGCTCTGACGCCCAAAGCCGAGCACCCTAAACCCACCACCCCGGAGAGCAAGGGTGCTCTGACGCCCAAAGCCGAGCACCCTAAACCCACCACCCCGGAGAGCAAGGGTGCTCTGACGCCCAAAGCCGAGCACCCTAAACCCACCACACCCGAGCCAATCACCAACGGTACACCCGAGCCGGGCGAGGATTCCAAACCCAGCCCGAATCACGCTGATATTATCGGAGCTCCAAAAGCAGCTCCCCCTAAAACCCCCGAGGCGGAGCAGAAATCCGGTGGCGCCGCACTGGAAGCGAGCAAGGACGACACCGCGGCTGAGGACTCAAACGCCAGCACTTGA
- the si:dkeyp-77h1.4 gene encoding uncharacterized protein si:dkeyp-77h1.4 isoform X2 — translation MGTVGVIAFSFLLTTALSAPVKNGDHSVTLFYGEDFHIPMPSLAVDVTFRNRSSPRAGEVFVMRGGIVVHGRAKVNRHLSHLIIDSVEEWDEGLYTVKDPADPEDIMTFMLIVRDCSNEQIIKYGDNYHIALLGVTPPITLEYKPSAVEAKMTSRPAVVLLTLTGKAIEGYHGRISVNERHVTLRAVTGTDEGSYTVRDSSGNVRKKECLNVKEHIYFETLPYGEKLKINLILNSSLVDLYYTREKDPTRHLLLDHGEFTDAKKDLGLENRLSMEGSSVYLDQVKGADVGQFEITDTLGFTVSTVHLEMQPYKLESVYVAIIALLGLLVFLLLVCLLSCLIKVKKRAKRAAALKKIAQDSGKEDEGEAFRQVVKNITKLSEDSKHSQADNTEKSQSTEVDIKGLEVSSKEVGVGNLDTSDSGVGFNTALPLDTDTDAPDQNLDSLAVSVSVDSETKPCPPPATAESKPSTPPAAKTKASPSPEIKKTPQQPLEPQLDVPKPADSKLIPASSPEPKAGLSPADPKPPPSPSPEPKPAAPEAATPTPESKGALTPKAEHPKPTTPESKGALTPKAEHPKPTTPESKGALTPKAEHPKPTTPESKGALTPKAEHPKPTTPESKGALTPKAEHPKPTTPEPITNGTPEPGEDSKPSPNHADIIGAPKAAPPKTPEAEQKSGGAALEASKDDTAAEDSNAST, via the exons ATGGGGACAGTCGGTGTGATCGCCTTCAGCTTTCTGCTCACCACAG ctcTTTCTGCGCCTGTGAAAA ATGGAGACCACTCCGTGACGTTGTTCTACGGGGAGGATTTCCACATCCCGATGCCCTCGCTGGCGGTGGATGTCACGTTTCGCAACAGGTCGTCTCCGCGGGCGGGCGAGGTGTTCGTGATGCGGGGCGGCATCGTGGTCCACGGTCGGGCCAAAGTCAACCGTCACCTCAGCCACCTCATCATAGACAGTGTGGAGGAGTGGGACGAGGGCTTGTACACCGTGAAGGATCCAGCGGACCCAGAGGACATCATGACCTTTATGCTTATAGTCCGAG ATTGCTCCAATGAGCAGATCATTAAATATGGAGACAACTACCATATTGCGCTGTTGGGGGTGACTCCTCCCATCACCTTGGAGTACAAGCCCAGTGCTGTGGAGGCCAAGATGACGTCGAG ACctgctgtggtgctgctgacCCTTACAGGGAAGGCCATAGAAGGCTACCACGGTCGGATTAGCGTAAATGAGCGCCACGTCACCCTGAGGGCCGTCACGGGTACAGACGAAGGGAGCTACACTGTCCGTGACAGTAGCGGCAATGTACGAAAGAAAGAGTGTCTCAACGTCAAAG AGCACATATACTTTGAGACCTTGCCATACGGTGAAAAACTGAAGATCAACCTAATACTCAACAGTTCCTTGGTCGATCTCTACTACACCCGGGAAAAGGACCCCACACGCCATCTGCTCCTGGACCACGGGGAATTTACGGAT GCCAAAAAAGACCTGGGCCTTGAGAACCGTCTCTCCATGGAGGGTTCTTCAGTTTATCTGGATCAGGTCAAGGGGGCAGATGTGGGCCAGTTCGAAATTACCGACACACTGGGGTTCACTGTGTCCACCGTCCACTTGGAGATGCAAC CCTACAAGCTGGAGTCAGTGTATGTAGCCATCATTGCCCTGTTGGGTCTGCTGGTGTTCCTCCTGCTGGTTTGTCTGCTGTCCTGCCTGATCAAAGTGAAGAAGAGGGCCAAGAGGGCTGCAGCCCTCAAGAAGATCGCCCAGGATTCTGGCAAAGAGGACGAAGGAGAGGCCTTCCGACAG GTGGTCAAGAACATCACCAAACTAAGTGAGGACTCCAAGCACTCCCAGGCAGACAATACAGAGAAATCTCAGAGCACTGAGGTGGATATTAAA GGTCTCGAGGTTTCCTCCAAAGAGGTTGGGGTCGGTAACCTCGACACCAGTGACTCTGGCGTCGGCTTTAACACCGCCCTCCCACTAGACACCGACACTGATGCCCCCGATCAAAACCTCGACTCATTGGCCGTAAGCGTCTCTGTTGATTCCGAAACCAAACCGTGTCCCCCTCCCGCCACTGCTGAGTCCAAGCCGAGCACCCCTCCAGCAGCTAAAACTAAGGCCTCCCCTTCACCCGAGATCAAGAAAACCCCCCAACAGCCATTGGAGCCACAGCTGGATGTACCCAAACCAGCAGATTCTAAGCTCATCCCAGCCTCGAGCCCCGAGCCCAAGGCAG GTCTGAGTCCAGCTGATCCAAAGCCCCCACCAAGCCCAAGCCCAGAGCCTAAACCAGCTGCTCCCGAAGCCGCCACTCCCACCCCGGAGAGCAAGGGTGCTCTGACGCCCAAAGCCGAGCACCCTAAACCCACCACACCGGAGAGCAAGGGTGCTCTGACGCCCAAAGCCGAGCACCCTAAACCCACCACACCGGAGAGCAAGGGTGCTCTGACGCCCAAAGCCGAGCACCCTAAACCCACCACCCCGGAGAGCAAGGGTGCTCTGACGCCCAAAGCCGAGCACCCTAAACCCACCACCCCGGAGAGCAAGGGTGCTCTGACGCCCAAAGCCGAGCACCCTAAACCCACCACACCCGAGCCAATCACCAACGGTACACCCGAGCCGGGCGAGGATTCCAAACCCAGCCCGAATCACGCTGATATTATCGGAGCTCCAAAAGCAGCTCCCCCTAAAACCCCCGAGGCGGAGCAGAAATCCGGTGGCGCCGCACTGGAAGCGAGCAAGGACGACACCGCGGCTGAGGACTCAAACGCCAGCACTTGA